A stretch of Bacteroidota bacterium DNA encodes these proteins:
- the dxs gene encoding 1-deoxy-D-xylulose-5-phosphate synthase: MTEHTYPMLDRVNVPSDFRMFSVPELKTLADDVRQFLIDIISTTGGHLGAGLGSVELTVALHHVFNTPHDKLVWDVGHQAYPHKILTGRKDRLNTIRQYKGLSGFLKRTESEYDTFGAGHASTAISAALGMVAARDFNHEDYKVVAIVGDGSMTGGMVYEGMNNAGILKKNLIVVLNDNNMSIAPNVWALSNYFTQLIANPSYNRFKANMYELTGKLDAWGDRLRRVAARLEEGVKVVITPGMLFEALGFRYFGPINGHNMSQLVSIFSDVKHYPGPILVHVTTQKGKGYKPAEADVQRLHGVTPFDKVTGISPKKTEGPPAYTKVFGRAVVELAKQNPRLVGITAAMPDGTGLDQLQKELPDRFYDVGIAEQHGITFAAGLATQGCVPVAAIYSTFLQRAFDQIIHDVALQHLHVVFALDRGGLVGADGPTHHGVFDLSYLRLIPEMVIMAPKDESELRDMLFTAVEYKQGPIALRYPRGNGVGVPLKQGFNLIPIGKGEMLRPGKNVAILCIGAVVQNALKAAALLEKSGIDAEVINMRFVKPIDVELLKEIAGRFDHVVTVEDNSVVGGFGSAVAECYAQLGILNVKMKMHGIPDHFIDHGTPDELHRDVKLDAQGIAAVVGEFLQAHATVVRQPLRASVN, from the coding sequence ATGACTGAACACACATATCCTATGCTTGACAGAGTTAATGTGCCGTCTGATTTTCGTATGTTTTCCGTTCCGGAGCTCAAGACGCTGGCAGACGATGTCCGCCAATTCCTGATCGACATCATCTCAACAACGGGCGGACATCTCGGTGCCGGGCTCGGGTCGGTAGAACTGACTGTAGCGTTGCATCATGTTTTCAACACACCTCATGACAAACTCGTGTGGGATGTTGGCCATCAGGCATATCCCCACAAAATTCTTACCGGTCGCAAAGACCGCCTCAATACGATACGTCAATACAAAGGACTGAGCGGCTTCCTGAAACGAACAGAAAGCGAGTATGACACGTTTGGAGCCGGACATGCAAGCACGGCAATTTCGGCAGCCCTTGGGATGGTTGCGGCACGTGACTTTAACCATGAGGACTACAAGGTTGTTGCAATAGTCGGTGACGGCTCGATGACCGGCGGAATGGTATATGAGGGGATGAATAACGCCGGCATCTTGAAGAAGAATTTGATTGTCGTTCTGAACGATAACAACATGTCGATAGCCCCGAATGTCTGGGCGTTATCGAATTACTTTACCCAATTGATTGCCAACCCTTCATATAACAGATTCAAAGCAAACATGTATGAGCTGACCGGCAAGCTCGATGCATGGGGCGACAGGTTGCGCCGGGTTGCCGCACGACTCGAAGAGGGCGTTAAGGTTGTTATAACGCCGGGAATGTTGTTCGAGGCGCTTGGCTTCCGGTATTTTGGCCCGATTAACGGCCACAACATGTCGCAACTTGTTTCCATCTTCTCGGATGTCAAACATTATCCCGGCCCAATACTTGTTCACGTCACAACACAAAAAGGTAAAGGATACAAACCCGCTGAGGCAGATGTTCAGCGCCTTCATGGCGTTACACCGTTTGACAAAGTGACCGGCATATCTCCGAAGAAAACAGAAGGCCCGCCGGCATATACAAAAGTCTTTGGAAGAGCCGTTGTTGAATTAGCGAAGCAAAACCCGCGCCTTGTCGGCATTACGGCAGCTATGCCCGACGGAACGGGACTTGATCAACTCCAAAAAGAGTTGCCCGATCGGTTCTACGATGTCGGCATTGCAGAGCAACACGGGATTACTTTTGCAGCAGGACTGGCGACGCAGGGTTGTGTTCCGGTGGCTGCCATCTACTCAACATTCCTTCAGCGGGCGTTTGACCAGATTATCCACGACGTCGCATTACAGCATCTGCATGTCGTGTTCGCGCTTGACAGGGGCGGACTTGTCGGGGCCGACGGACCTACACACCACGGCGTATTCGACCTTTCGTACCTCCGCCTGATTCCCGAAATGGTGATCATGGCTCCCAAAGACGAAAGCGAATTGCGAGACATGTTGTTTACCGCTGTTGAATATAAGCAGGGCCCGATAGCGCTTCGCTATCCTCGCGGCAACGGGGTCGGAGTGCCTCTGAAACAAGGTTTCAATCTCATTCCTATCGGAAAAGGGGAGATGCTGCGCCCGGGTAAGAATGTGGCAATCCTCTGTATTGGAGCCGTAGTTCAGAATGCCTTGAAAGCAGCGGCGCTACTGGAAAAATCGGGAATCGATGCCGAAGTAATAAATATGCGCTTTGTCAAACCTATCGATGTTGAGTTGCTCAAGGAGATCGCAGGCCGGTTCGATCACGTCGTGACTGTTGAGGACAATTCGGTTGTTGGTGGATTCGGGAGCGCTGTAGCAGAATGTTACGCACAGCTTGGAATTCTGAATGTCAAGATGAAAATGCACGGCATTCCCGATCATTTCATCGATCACGGAACGCCCGATGAATTGCATCGTGACGTGAAGCTTGACGCTCAGGGCATTGCTGCTGTTGTAGGTGAATTCCTTCAAGCCCACGCAACGGTTGTACGGCAACCACTCAGAGCAAGTGTCAATTAG
- a CDS encoding exodeoxyribonuclease VII small subunit → MPSSKSKAESKQTFEQSVKRLERIVGELERGEVPLDDALKLYEEGIQLSRACIDKLTQAELRLKKLSKDMKGNFHLVDEDEGSELEE, encoded by the coding sequence ATGCCTTCATCAAAATCAAAAGCCGAAAGCAAGCAAACGTTCGAGCAGTCAGTAAAGCGACTTGAGCGTATTGTGGGCGAGTTGGAGCGCGGTGAGGTGCCGCTTGACGATGCGCTCAAGCTGTACGAAGAAGGTATCCAGCTCTCAAGAGCATGTATCGATAAACTGACTCAAGCCGAATTGCGGCTGAAGAAACTATCGAAGGATATGAAAGGCAATTTTCATCTGGTGGACGAGGATGAAGGGTCTGAACTCGAAGAATGA
- a CDS encoding exodeoxyribonuclease VII large subunit produces the protein MTIQLSLLSDDSNEVDRKVLTVSELTRRIKQTLERGFPTVRIEGEISNFKFHSSGHMYFSLKDTGAAISAVVWRSRVAALSFVPEDGMKVVASGRIAVYEIRGSYQLDITSIRPVGEGELQAAFERLKKKLAAEGLFDVENKKALPEYPERIGIVTSESGAALQDVLHILRRRHPAIEVILLPVRVQGAGAGEEIAGAIADFNKYRNVDVVILARGGGSLEDLWAFNQEIVARAIHKSRIPVVSAVGHEIDYTIADFVADLRAPTPSAAAEIVVRDRLVLLETLRNYWYTMHESVDYLVQQQKDRIGHLLKSHSFNKPLDILGQYSQRVDELERSIHTAMIHKLSMHHARAESLRQQLNALNPDMVLRRGFAIVRKDGRVVDSCNVLKTSDEVEMTFHDGSVQSEIL, from the coding sequence ATGACCATCCAGCTCTCGCTTCTTTCAGACGATTCCAATGAGGTTGACCGCAAAGTTCTCACGGTTAGCGAACTGACTCGCCGCATCAAGCAGACTCTTGAGCGCGGATTTCCAACAGTACGCATCGAAGGAGAGATCTCCAATTTCAAGTTCCATTCATCAGGTCACATGTACTTCTCTCTGAAAGACACTGGAGCGGCGATCTCAGCGGTTGTATGGAGAAGCCGTGTTGCAGCGTTGTCATTCGTGCCAGAGGATGGAATGAAGGTCGTTGCGAGCGGCCGCATTGCTGTGTATGAAATCCGTGGCAGCTATCAGCTTGACATCACGTCCATTCGTCCGGTAGGCGAGGGAGAGTTACAGGCGGCATTCGAACGACTGAAGAAGAAACTTGCCGCCGAAGGACTATTCGATGTTGAGAATAAAAAAGCGTTGCCGGAGTATCCGGAACGTATTGGCATCGTCACTTCCGAGTCGGGAGCGGCTTTGCAGGATGTGCTGCATATTCTGAGACGGAGACATCCGGCAATAGAGGTTATTCTCCTTCCCGTCAGAGTTCAAGGCGCTGGGGCAGGTGAGGAGATTGCCGGGGCAATCGCAGATTTCAACAAATACCGGAATGTGGATGTTGTGATTCTTGCGAGGGGAGGAGGCTCGTTGGAAGACTTGTGGGCGTTCAATCAAGAAATCGTTGCGCGGGCAATCCACAAGTCCAGAATTCCCGTCGTAAGTGCTGTCGGACATGAGATTGATTACACTATCGCTGATTTTGTTGCTGATCTCCGTGCACCAACACCGTCTGCAGCAGCAGAAATCGTTGTTCGGGACCGATTGGTGCTCCTTGAAACTCTTCGAAATTATTGGTATACTATGCACGAAAGCGTTGACTATCTGGTACAGCAGCAGAAGGATCGCATCGGACATCTTCTCAAAAGCCATTCGTTCAACAAACCCCTCGACATTCTCGGGCAATACAGTCAACGGGTGGACGAACTTGAACGAAGCATCCACACTGCCATGATACACAAACTTTCGATGCACCACGCCCGTGCCGAATCCCTCCGGCAACAACTCAATGCACTGAATCCCGATATGGTCCTCCGCAGGGGGTTTGCCATTGTGCGGAAGGACGGGCGCGTAGTTGATTCTTGCAATGTGCTGAAGACAAGCGATGAAGTAGAGATGACGTTTCATGATGGATCGGTTCAATCTGAGATTCTCTAA
- a CDS encoding DUF3808 domain-containing protein translates to MRLTNVKTMALAVCLLWGSIAQSGPPDGNRVHELTVHGLNRLYALEIDEALSAFDSVSKLAPRDPRGPFFQSMVYFYLYGLERDEHALDAFLENSERVIEICDYLLDRDQKDAVTKFYLGGIYGYRGLAHHTHGSLLKAARDGRKGYLLLEEAVSDNPVLYDAQMGFGLFRYLIAKVPRSMRWILSVLGFSGDLEGGLNGLRLAAEKGTYTRTEAKLFLAQFLFSEGRRDTALIYLNELRTEYPENTLFMVLYAFWQHRLNNYEEAMAAAKSAIKLNNRKKIRYGDELAYSTLGSIYFTLNDFANSSSYYRQYKEMTHKDERIPNWTYYRAGLACEISGDRASALEFYQRMRDVKDRDRVWDTQMYRRVQQLIQRPMTEAERQIIQGENAFARKRYDEATRLHHLGLEKAAGNPDHEGRALYGILQSSYEEGQFDSAVVIAGRLLALNPPNETWVLPHGWYKLGQVYVKLQNYGQARMAFERALRFKDYDFQTRLESNAREELKKLDQAR, encoded by the coding sequence ATGAGGCTCACTAACGTAAAGACGATGGCTCTCGCTGTCTGCTTGCTCTGGGGCAGTATAGCACAATCGGGCCCACCGGACGGGAATCGTGTTCATGAACTTACGGTTCATGGCCTGAACAGGCTATATGCACTTGAAATCGATGAGGCACTAAGTGCATTCGATTCTGTCAGTAAGCTTGCTCCGCGTGATCCACGGGGCCCGTTTTTTCAAAGTATGGTGTATTTCTATCTGTACGGACTTGAGAGGGACGAACATGCGCTGGACGCTTTTCTAGAAAATTCCGAAAGGGTGATTGAAATCTGTGACTACCTCTTGGATCGCGACCAAAAGGATGCCGTAACGAAATTCTACCTCGGAGGGATCTACGGGTATCGCGGCCTCGCTCACCATACTCACGGCTCCCTGTTGAAGGCCGCACGAGACGGCAGGAAAGGCTACCTGCTGCTTGAAGAAGCCGTAAGCGACAATCCTGTTCTCTACGATGCTCAAATGGGTTTCGGGTTGTTCCGTTACCTCATAGCGAAGGTACCACGTTCAATGCGTTGGATACTCTCGGTTCTCGGATTCAGCGGGGATTTGGAAGGCGGATTGAACGGGCTTAGACTTGCAGCTGAGAAGGGAACTTACACCCGCACGGAGGCGAAACTGTTTCTCGCGCAGTTCCTTTTTTCAGAGGGACGCAGGGATACAGCACTGATATATCTCAATGAACTCCGAACCGAATACCCCGAAAACACCCTGTTCATGGTTTTATACGCATTCTGGCAACATCGCCTGAACAACTATGAAGAGGCGATGGCTGCTGCAAAGTCGGCAATCAAGCTCAATAATCGCAAGAAGATTCGTTATGGCGATGAGCTTGCGTATAGTACGCTCGGGAGCATCTACTTCACGCTGAACGATTTCGCAAATTCGAGTTCGTACTACCGCCAGTACAAAGAAATGACCCACAAAGATGAACGGATTCCCAACTGGACGTATTACAGGGCAGGCCTTGCATGCGAGATTTCCGGTGACCGGGCATCCGCGCTTGAATTTTATCAGAGGATGCGTGATGTGAAAGACCGAGATCGCGTGTGGGATACGCAAATGTACCGTCGGGTGCAGCAATTGATCCAGCGTCCTATGACTGAAGCCGAGAGGCAGATCATTCAAGGCGAGAATGCGTTTGCGAGGAAGAGGTATGATGAGGCGACGCGCCTTCATCATCTCGGACTGGAGAAAGCAGCCGGCAATCCTGACCATGAAGGGCGTGCACTGTACGGTATCCTCCAATCAAGTTATGAAGAGGGCCAATTTGACAGCGCGGTAGTCATAGCAGGAAGGCTGCTTGCTCTTAATCCACCAAACGAAACCTGGGTTCTGCCTCACGGGTGGTACAAATTGGGGCAGGTCTATGTCAAGCTGCAAAACTACGGTCAGGCGCGAATGGCCTTTGAACGGGCCCTGAGATTCAAGGATTATGACTTTCAAACGAGGCTCGAATCGAATGCCAGAGAGGAACTCAAGAAACTGGATCAGGCAAGGTAG
- the bshB1 gene encoding bacillithiol biosynthesis deacetylase BshB1, whose protein sequence is MKLDLLAIAAHPDDVELSCGGTIAKLVKRGKQVGLLDLTRGELSTRGTLKIREAEAAEAARLLGVQVRENLELQDGNIEINRGNKIKVIEIIRKYKPEILFFPHWLERHPDHEHTHALCREAWFYAGLEKIETTMDGIRQEPYRPRSYYHFMQTYEFTPSFVVDISDEFEQRMEATRAFASQFYDPSSNERETFLSTPEFLEFLITRFSYYGDRIGRKYGEPFFSVNMIGIDDPFLLTL, encoded by the coding sequence ATGAAACTTGATCTCCTTGCTATTGCCGCCCACCCGGATGATGTTGAACTGTCATGCGGAGGTACAATAGCGAAGTTGGTGAAACGTGGAAAACAAGTCGGCCTTTTAGACCTTACGCGAGGCGAATTATCGACGCGGGGTACGCTCAAGATCCGGGAAGCTGAGGCAGCCGAGGCGGCCCGCTTGCTCGGGGTACAGGTTCGGGAAAATCTTGAGTTGCAAGACGGGAACATAGAAATCAATCGAGGAAACAAGATCAAAGTTATTGAAATTATTAGGAAATACAAGCCTGAGATACTGTTCTTTCCCCATTGGCTTGAGCGTCACCCGGACCACGAACATACTCACGCACTTTGCCGGGAAGCGTGGTTCTACGCTGGACTTGAGAAGATTGAGACGACGATGGATGGCATCAGGCAGGAACCCTATCGACCACGAAGTTACTACCACTTCATGCAAACGTACGAGTTCACTCCCTCCTTCGTTGTCGATATTTCGGACGAGTTCGAACAGAGAATGGAAGCAACCCGTGCTTTTGCGTCCCAGTTCTATGATCCATCAAGTAATGAACGGGAGACGTTTCTCAGCACACCGGAATTTCTGGAGTTCTTGATCACACGCTTTTCGTACTACGGAGACAGAATTGGCCGAAAATACGGTGAGCCCTTCTTCTCGGTAAACATGATCGGCATTGACGATCCTTTCCTCCTAACATTGTAG
- a CDS encoding DUF2231 domain-containing protein, which translates to MPNIHPLIVHLPIALLTFSFLFDILGLLTRKEEFERTAWWGLLAGTIGLVLAVATGLWAESNTLISNAAREHFNLHQQFAFAATALYSFLLLWRVASRTRLPDAKRKASLILSFVGVILIWTTAWYGGELVYTFGVGVSLP; encoded by the coding sequence ATGCCGAATATTCATCCCCTCATCGTTCACCTGCCGATTGCCCTTCTCACGTTCAGCTTTCTGTTCGACATTCTCGGACTCCTGACAAGAAAAGAGGAATTTGAACGTACAGCATGGTGGGGACTTCTTGCAGGCACTATCGGGCTTGTGTTGGCCGTTGCGACCGGCCTTTGGGCTGAAAGCAACACCTTGATAAGCAATGCAGCCCGGGAGCATTTCAATCTGCATCAGCAATTTGCATTTGCTGCTACTGCACTTTACTCTTTCCTTTTGCTCTGGCGTGTAGCAAGCAGGACAAGACTTCCTGACGCTAAAAGGAAGGCCTCTTTGATCCTGTCATTCGTTGGAGTGATTCTGATCTGGACGACGGCGTGGTACGGAGGCGAGCTCGTGTATACGTTCGGTGTGGGAGTGAGCCTGCCGTAG
- the ccsA gene encoding cytochrome c biogenesis protein CcsA, giving the protein MLGGILVKLAFVACLVSVLAFLENHRSGNSRALSLARAAFHASVVTILVFSALQLYYILTHQFQYTYIWSYSSRDLSTPLLISTFYAGQEGSFMLWTLFTALIGVFLLQDSSRKGYEPQVMSVYGTIQLALLLMMVVKDPFAYVWESWPGQVEVGFVPQDGRGLNPLLQNYWMVIHPQVLFSGFSAMGVPYAYAIAALMKRDYTNWIRPATPWIVYGATVLGCGIMMGGFWAYETLGWGGYWAWDPVENSSLVPWLFSVATIHTILSQRKSGAFVRTNIVLAILCFVTVLYSTFLTRSGVLGDTSVHSFVAPGMWVYWLLIAVITLFTGIGILMLVLRSKEMPRIPPKHSYFSREFALFLGSATLVSAAVFVTVGTSAPIITQILQGKTTAVDISYYVTTTLPLGIAIGILAGVGQLLWWNRTDSKGMLKILSPSVGIAAVSALGMMLFFDLNNFQVALFVFGAVFALIANLQVGWRIVKGNPKYAGGSVAHVGLAVMFLGFVGSSTYDERQTLSLTEGEPVQALGYTLTYTGNKPIDHEKFAFSVDVERDGKAYTIAPIMYYSKFNEGLMRNPDILNLITKDFYVAPLSLEQRGKEDGTPGKSMSFRKGETKSLGDLEVTFVGFDVPMAEKASMLEGGGARIGATLLIKEYGKKPVEIVPAKLISGDHVSDRPAAYESKYEFRIANMNADRAGSDAPAVEIAFADLSAPEAKEKDILVVEASIKPYINLVWSGVIILLVGFTVTIVRRAQEARALTSHASELL; this is encoded by the coding sequence ATGCTTGGCGGCATCTTAGTGAAGTTGGCGTTTGTGGCATGTCTTGTTTCCGTGCTTGCATTTCTTGAGAACCACAGATCGGGTAATTCCCGGGCGCTATCCTTGGCGCGGGCGGCGTTTCATGCTTCTGTTGTTACCATCCTCGTCTTCTCCGCACTTCAGTTGTATTACATTCTCACGCACCAATTCCAGTACACGTACATCTGGAGTTACAGTTCCCGTGACCTTTCCACACCCCTGCTCATTTCGACGTTTTATGCAGGGCAGGAGGGAAGTTTCATGTTGTGGACTCTGTTCACAGCCCTCATTGGCGTTTTTCTTCTTCAGGATTCATCACGCAAGGGCTATGAGCCCCAAGTGATGAGTGTGTACGGAACAATCCAGCTTGCGTTGTTATTAATGATGGTTGTCAAGGACCCGTTCGCCTATGTTTGGGAATCCTGGCCGGGACAAGTTGAAGTGGGTTTCGTACCACAAGACGGACGAGGATTGAATCCATTGCTGCAGAACTACTGGATGGTAATACACCCGCAGGTGTTATTCAGCGGGTTTTCCGCTATGGGTGTACCGTATGCGTACGCCATTGCAGCACTTATGAAGCGTGACTACACAAATTGGATTCGCCCCGCGACGCCGTGGATTGTTTATGGCGCAACCGTGTTGGGGTGCGGCATCATGATGGGCGGATTCTGGGCATACGAAACACTGGGGTGGGGAGGATATTGGGCGTGGGATCCCGTAGAGAACTCGTCACTTGTTCCGTGGCTTTTTTCAGTTGCAACGATTCATACAATCCTCTCACAGCGCAAAAGCGGCGCATTTGTCCGCACAAATATTGTCCTTGCGATTCTCTGTTTTGTCACGGTTCTGTATTCGACGTTTCTGACACGCAGCGGCGTTCTTGGCGACACATCCGTGCATTCGTTTGTCGCTCCCGGCATGTGGGTCTACTGGCTTCTTATTGCCGTCATTACGTTGTTCACGGGAATCGGAATTCTCATGCTTGTTCTGAGAAGCAAGGAAATGCCCCGGATTCCTCCGAAGCACTCTTACTTCTCCCGTGAGTTTGCGTTGTTTCTCGGCTCAGCGACGTTGGTTTCCGCGGCAGTGTTCGTGACGGTCGGAACTTCCGCACCGATCATCACCCAGATTCTGCAAGGAAAAACCACCGCAGTCGACATCTCCTACTACGTCACAACAACGCTTCCGCTCGGGATAGCTATTGGTATTCTGGCAGGCGTGGGTCAATTGCTTTGGTGGAACAGAACTGATTCCAAAGGAATGCTCAAAATTCTCTCGCCTTCTGTGGGCATTGCGGCTGTTTCCGCCCTTGGGATGATGCTCTTCTTTGACCTCAATAACTTCCAAGTCGCGCTATTTGTCTTTGGCGCTGTATTTGCGCTTATTGCCAACCTTCAGGTAGGATGGCGCATTGTGAAAGGAAATCCGAAGTATGCAGGAGGCTCGGTTGCCCATGTGGGACTTGCAGTGATGTTTCTCGGCTTCGTCGGTTCCTCCACGTACGATGAGCGCCAAACGTTATCCCTGACTGAAGGCGAGCCCGTTCAGGCTCTCGGGTACACACTCACCTATACCGGCAACAAACCGATTGACCATGAGAAGTTTGCGTTTTCTGTGGATGTTGAAAGAGACGGGAAAGCGTACACAATTGCCCCCATCATGTACTACAGCAAATTCAACGAAGGGTTGATGCGAAATCCCGACATCCTGAATCTAATAACGAAGGATTTCTATGTGGCTCCGCTCTCATTGGAACAAAGAGGGAAGGAGGATGGAACTCCAGGAAAGAGTATGAGTTTCAGAAAAGGGGAGACGAAAAGCCTTGGTGATCTTGAGGTGACGTTTGTCGGGTTTGATGTTCCGATGGCCGAAAAGGCATCAATGCTGGAGGGTGGTGGGGCAAGAATAGGGGCAACGCTTCTCATCAAAGAATACGGGAAGAAACCCGTTGAAATCGTGCCGGCGAAGCTGATCTCCGGCGATCACGTTTCAGACAGGCCCGCAGCATACGAAAGCAAGTATGAATTCCGGATTGCAAACATGAATGCCGACAGAGCAGGTTCTGATGCCCCGGCTGTCGAAATTGCGTTTGCCGATCTCTCTGCTCCCGAGGCGAAGGAGAAAGATATTCTTGTCGTTGAGGCGAGCATCAAGCCGTATATCAACCTTGTTTGGTCCGGGGTCATAATTCTCCTCGTAGGTTTTACAGTCACGATTGTGCGAAGAGCTCAGGAGGCTCGCGCTCTAACTTCTCACGCTTCGGAGCTTCTCTAA
- a CDS encoding cytochrome c maturation protein CcmE, which produces MKPKVIVASVIIVAFIIFGSYSFLESNVEYTDVAGAMKSQKKVQLKGEWLKEKESGFDVKTSTFTFYLKDESGRECKVVLDGAAPNNFELALSVVAKGRYMADENYFHATEVLTKCPSKYEAQADEVKKNV; this is translated from the coding sequence ATGAAGCCAAAAGTCATCGTTGCATCGGTTATTATCGTAGCGTTCATTATTTTCGGCTCGTATTCGTTTCTTGAAAGCAACGTCGAATACACCGATGTTGCCGGAGCAATGAAGAGCCAGAAGAAAGTCCAGCTAAAGGGCGAGTGGCTCAAGGAAAAGGAATCAGGCTTTGATGTGAAAACGTCGACGTTTACTTTCTACCTGAAGGATGAAAGCGGACGTGAATGCAAGGTTGTCCTTGACGGAGCCGCGCCTAACAATTTCGAGCTTGCGCTCAGTGTGGTCGCGAAGGGCAGGTACATGGCTGACGAGAACTACTTCCACGCGACGGAAGTCTTGACAAAGTGCCCGTCGAAGTATGAGGCTCAGGCTGATGAGGTAAAGAAAAACGTTTAA
- a CDS encoding CcmD family protein encodes MTEFLSQNSLYIVLIVVLVVWLGIFVYLNRLDARLKNLESSSSK; translated from the coding sequence TTGACGGAATTTCTCTCTCAGAATTCACTTTACATTGTATTAATTGTCGTGCTTGTTGTCTGGCTGGGAATTTTTGTGTACCTGAACAGGCTTGACGCCCGACTCAAGAACTTGGAATCGTCATCATCGAAATGA
- the ccsA gene encoding cytochrome c biogenesis protein CcsA, producing the protein MNAFKTVLFVWMTAVIVLALGLPMVAQPGSWYEFPIIPALEEKARIMFFHVPMAWLSVVAFVSSMIYGIKYLRKKNLDDDVRSASAAGLGFLFCFLATATGAIWAKFSWGTYWNWDPRQTSIFVLLLIYGAYFALRSAIEVEEKRASLAAVYSIIAAVTMPFFMFIMPRILASLHPEPILNTEGKVHMNTTMLIVFLSSLAGFTGLYFWMWKLQVKIQTSHLNRIS; encoded by the coding sequence ATGAACGCGTTTAAGACAGTTCTGTTTGTGTGGATGACAGCGGTGATTGTTCTTGCCCTCGGCCTTCCGATGGTTGCACAGCCGGGTTCGTGGTATGAGTTTCCGATTATTCCGGCCCTGGAAGAGAAGGCACGGATTATGTTTTTTCACGTACCGATGGCCTGGCTTAGTGTTGTTGCCTTTGTTTCCAGCATGATTTACGGAATCAAGTATTTGCGAAAGAAGAACCTCGACGACGATGTCCGATCGGCCTCGGCTGCCGGCCTCGGCTTTCTTTTCTGCTTTCTCGCAACGGCTACAGGGGCTATCTGGGCAAAATTCAGTTGGGGAACGTATTGGAATTGGGATCCGCGACAAACATCAATCTTCGTGCTTCTGCTGATCTACGGCGCATATTTCGCCCTTCGATCGGCTATTGAAGTTGAAGAAAAACGAGCTTCTCTTGCGGCAGTGTATTCAATCATTGCAGCAGTGACGATGCCCTTCTTCATGTTCATTATGCCTCGCATTTTGGCGAGTTTACATCCTGAGCCGATTCTGAATACCGAGGGAAAAGTACACATGAACACAACAATGCTTATCGTCTTTCTCTCGTCGCTTGCCGGCTTTACAGGCCTGTATTTTTGGATGTGGAAATTGCAGGTCAAAATACAAACATCACATTTGAACCGAATAAGCTAA
- a CDS encoding heme exporter protein CcmB, with product MHKPESALQQWLRSSISIFRKDWHSELRTRYAISALVMFVVTTISIMVFALGSESAPVDVLSGMLWVVIFFAAMSGLSRTFVTEEERGTAMTLQLLTSPSAIYFGKLFFNLVLMIGVNTFTVLLYAIFLNGFVVKTSSIFVITIALGSMGLAASSTIIAAIIAKANTKGTLYPVLSFPILLPLLLTCINATRLATEGAFLNEATGEFQFLVSYIVVVVTASSVLFEYIWKD from the coding sequence ATGCACAAACCTGAATCCGCCTTGCAGCAATGGCTGCGCTCCTCAATCAGCATATTCCGGAAGGATTGGCATTCGGAGCTCCGAACCCGTTACGCGATCAGTGCACTCGTGATGTTCGTCGTGACGACCATTTCCATCATGGTGTTTGCGCTCGGCAGTGAAAGCGCCCCCGTTGATGTTCTTTCCGGCATGCTGTGGGTTGTGATATTCTTCGCTGCGATGTCCGGATTGTCGAGAACCTTCGTGACCGAAGAGGAGAGGGGCACAGCGATGACTCTGCAATTGCTGACATCCCCTTCGGCGATCTATTTCGGCAAACTCTTCTTCAATCTTGTGTTGATGATCGGCGTCAATACGTTTACAGTTCTGCTGTATGCGATCTTCCTTAACGGCTTCGTTGTGAAGACGTCGTCGATTTTCGTCATCACAATAGCGTTGGGAAGCATGGGTCTTGCTGCATCGTCAACCATTATCGCTGCCATCATTGCCAAAGCGAATACGAAGGGAACTTTATATCCCGTTTTGTCATTTCCCATATTGTTACCGTTGCTGCTTACATGTATCAACGCCACACGGCTCGCCACGGAAGGCGCCTTTCTCAACGAGGCAACAGGTGAATTTCAGTTCCTTGTTTCATATATTGTAGTGGTCGTAACGGCCTCGTCTGTTCTCTTCGAGTACATATGGAAAGATTGA